The Micropterus dolomieu isolate WLL.071019.BEF.003 ecotype Adirondacks linkage group LG23, ASM2129224v1, whole genome shotgun sequence DNA window TGGACATCCTGTTATTCACAATCGTGACGTCGCTCCGGTTGTTTTCAACAGGCCTTTTTTAGGCGTGTGGCTCATCCTCGGCCTGGAGGTTGCCGGCTGTGGTTGCCATGGGAACACCCTCTGAGTCTTCCTGGGCCTGATGAGGGCTCCTCCTagtggacagagagagagttgaTGTTGCAGGGTTGAAATGACATGATGAAAAGCAACATGCAGAGAACCTAAAGTCTCACTTCATCTCGTTGGCCTCGGATGCTCTGACCGCTTTGTATTTGCGTTTCTTCAAAGTGTGAGCGATGAACCACACGACCAGGATGATGAGGACACAGCCTAGCAGCGCGCCGATCACCGCACCAGCAATCACTCCGTCTCCCACTTCTACACATATATTAGTTTTTATATCCATGAATTAAGCCTTGTTagtgattttttgtttttgcaatttaaaaaacaaaaatataaacataccGTGACCCAGCTCTATAGTGCAAGTTGAAAATCCCACCACATTTGTAGCGTTGCACTGGTACTCCCCAAACTCAAACTGGGATATGTTTCTGATTTCCAGTATTCCGGTTTGGGTCGCTGAGGAAACAATGCATGTTCAGAAAAGGATGAATGTACACATGTAAAGTatatcacaaacacacacacacatagactaCAGTACTCACTTCTTCCCAGTACAGGCATCCTTGTCTTGGTCTGATCCAGTCTGATCCAGGTGTATGTCGGGGGCGGGCTGCCACGCTCACTGTGGCAGGTCAGAGTGACCAAATGACCAGATTCCACATCCCCGTGGACGGAGCAATACGGAGCAGAGGGACTCTCTGACAGACCACAAGGAGGATACATGAATTCATTAGGTGACTTTATGTTCAGTCCTCTAAATCTACTTGACATTATTATGAAGCACATGCTTAATCAGTGGAGATCGTCGATATTTTTCATAAGAGCGTTGGACTGAATTGATTAGCTTTCCTGAGAGGTTTGGTAATAGGATGTGTGTCACAACTTTGGAGCAGTATCAGAAGTCTGATACCAGTTacttaaaatcaaaatactaGTAGTCATCATCTTCATATGCATAGTGTTT harbors:
- the LOC123963872 gene encoding V-set and immunoglobulin domain-containing protein 1-like; its protein translation is MCSTLRLLVLISIIGCVELITVSTPHKFVNVTKGGSILLQCMFVTTEQTTGLNIQWDFISSSSLKAQQVYYYQSGMDVITKSYEGRLQPPSFPNATRNASIVISNMQPSDTGVYTCEVHNFPDVAGKSQANIIVNVLESPSAPYCSVHGDVESGHLVTLTCHSERGSPPPTYTWIRLDQTKTRMPVLGRTTQTGILEIRNISQFEFGEYQCNATNVVGFSTCTIELGHEVGDGVIAGAVIGALLGCVLIILVVWFIAHTLKKRKYKAVRASEANEMKRSPHQAQEDSEGVPMATTAGNLQAEDEPHA